The Paenibacillus sophorae genome has a segment encoding these proteins:
- a CDS encoding HNH endonuclease, translating into MRKVGRKIKICKTCKELKDYNMFYSQTKKSKKRGKYIYYYPECKECSIRRSLKWQSDNHEYYLQQKHIYNTNQTKVSESWRKREREHSKEQRINGYQSEWRKVNPEKLKEYNRQRYSNKKHEITFSEWDSCKKYFNYMCAYCGITEEEHRLTLNQQLHREHVDCNGSNDLSNCVPACQSCNSSKHKFELIEWYDEDNTNFREDRLLKLIKWVTEDYKNFLEKANQI; encoded by the coding sequence ATGAGGAAGGTTGGACGTAAAATAAAAATTTGCAAAACATGTAAAGAGTTAAAAGATTATAATATGTTCTATTCACAAACCAAAAAATCTAAAAAGCGTGGAAAATATATTTATTATTATCCTGAATGTAAGGAGTGCAGTATCAGAAGGTCGTTAAAATGGCAGTCGGACAATCATGAGTACTACTTACAACAGAAACATATCTATAATACAAATCAAACTAAAGTCAGTGAATCATGGAGGAAGAGGGAAAGAGAACATTCTAAAGAACAGAGAATTAACGGGTATCAAAGTGAGTGGAGAAAAGTAAATCCTGAAAAACTGAAAGAATATAATCGACAGCGATACTCAAATAAGAAGCACGAAATAACATTCAGTGAATGGGATTCATGTAAAAAATATTTCAATTACATGTGTGCATACTGCGGAATTACTGAAGAAGAACATAGACTAACATTAAATCAACAATTACATAGAGAACATGTGGATTGTAATGGATCAAACGATCTGAGTAATTGTGTCCCTGCATGTCAAAGTTGTAATAGTAGTAAACATAAATTTGAACTAATTGAATGGTACGACGAAGATAATACAAATTTTAGAGAAGACCGTTTGTTGAAATTAATAAAATGGGTTACAGAAGATTATAAGAACTTTTTAGAAAAAGCTAACCAAATTTGA
- a CDS encoding DNA primase, which yields MQNGNDLKEIKIRLLEDERIGELLELMDCEHVQKKNNRYEAQLPLKFNSPNKRSVQVYLNESLSSRIRSFGESDLDIYGLVSYIVFDLYSEDERSKNLYKSKKWICEKLEYKEYLNGSYTPSPTANHLKWLKDVKRQRIKKRNLTEIENEVYDEEILEQYVMLPHQKYIDEGIEYAIQVEFQIGYDIKSQRIIFPIHNQYGEIISIKGRTIFEDYEERDIYKFLYLYNFNKMVELYNWHRALYYILERKEVIIYEGEKTTWLSSQYGFRNCVAISGDDLSEWQVNLIRGLGNEIDIVIALDKDKRIEDIKKQAAKFGKTRNVYALWDKSGLFEDKDSPCDKGKEVFEKLYSENKFKIPL from the coding sequence TTGCAGAATGGAAATGATTTAAAAGAAATAAAAATAAGACTATTGGAAGACGAACGTATTGGTGAATTGCTTGAACTAATGGATTGTGAACATGTTCAAAAGAAAAATAATCGTTATGAAGCTCAACTTCCATTAAAATTCAATTCTCCAAACAAACGGTCTGTTCAGGTTTATTTGAATGAAAGTCTTTCTAGTCGGATTCGCTCATTTGGTGAATCAGATTTAGACATATACGGATTAGTATCATACATAGTGTTTGACCTGTATTCTGAAGATGAACGCAGTAAAAACCTTTATAAATCAAAGAAGTGGATATGTGAGAAGCTGGAGTATAAAGAATATCTTAATGGTTCATATACTCCATCACCTACAGCAAACCATTTAAAATGGCTTAAAGATGTAAAGAGACAACGTATAAAGAAACGGAATTTAACGGAAATAGAAAACGAAGTGTATGACGAAGAGATACTTGAGCAATATGTAATGCTACCACATCAAAAATACATAGACGAAGGCATTGAATATGCTATTCAGGTCGAATTCCAGATCGGCTACGATATAAAAAGTCAAAGAATTATCTTCCCTATACATAATCAGTATGGGGAGATAATCTCCATAAAAGGACGAACCATCTTTGAAGATTATGAGGAGAGAGATATTTATAAATTTCTTTATCTCTATAATTTTAATAAGATGGTTGAATTGTATAACTGGCATAGAGCTTTGTATTACATTTTAGAGCGGAAAGAGGTTATTATCTATGAAGGTGAAAAAACAACATGGCTGAGTTCTCAGTATGGTTTTCGAAACTGTGTAGCCATAAGTGGAGATGATTTGAGCGAATGGCAAGTTAATTTGATTCGGGGATTGGGGAATGAAATCGACATTGTTATTGCTTTAGACAAGGACAAGAGGATTGAAGATATAAAGAAACAGGCCGCTAAGTTTGGTAAGACGAGAAATGTCTATGCTTTATGGGATAAAAGCGGATTGTTCGAGGATAAGGATAGCCCATGTGATAAGGGGAAGGAAGTCTTCGAGAAATTATATAGTGAAAATAAATTTAAGATTCCATTGTAA
- a CDS encoding DHH family phosphoesterase, with product MAKINGIEDIDAFLNPLSNVVHSPYLLKNIDLLAQRIIKAIRNGEKIFIFGDCDWDGLAAGTMMYKCISKYNDKVTLEFVERSAGHGTEYIIDQVPEDIDLYIAVDSSSNDVEEMKLLSEKGIDCLIIDHHEITHANPYATIVNPQQSDCKYPNKNASGGLLVWKVCSVLDDIMNTYYSIKYVDMAGFSVAADMMSMTEPENRFFFKNSLKNVQHEGFKQLFTALGKDINNLYANDFVYGLSPAVTAATRDDKIILAKDFMMCDENGPNLKGIVKQLVEVNEKRKNVQREALQRLKPTVDTRNKCVICYDPTIGKGYNGLVAQDLSKHFNRPAIVLGNGKSDDIYAGSFRGYDEFPMMSLLSTCKNALYAAGHEGAGGTATNKNNLGNLQEELNQILANTSFDDTQYYDLEFNINELNEKLILHICNFYRVSGRNFKDGKFLIKGIFVDDRILRGKNKDTLEVKINENLKLMKFKIDEEYYNNFPVFSEIEVLGNLNMNYWKFYKPRFRIEKTMQVLIDDYRIIN from the coding sequence TTGGCTAAAATTAATGGAATTGAAGATATTGATGCGTTTCTGAATCCATTGAGTAATGTTGTACATAGTCCATATTTGCTGAAAAATATCGACTTACTAGCACAAAGAATTATTAAAGCAATCAGAAATGGTGAAAAGATTTTTATCTTTGGAGATTGTGATTGGGATGGATTAGCAGCAGGAACGATGATGTATAAATGCATCTCGAAATATAACGACAAGGTTACATTAGAGTTTGTGGAGAGAAGCGCTGGACACGGTACTGAATACATTATTGACCAAGTACCCGAAGATATCGATTTGTATATTGCCGTTGATAGTAGTAGTAATGATGTTGAAGAGATGAAACTTCTGAGCGAAAAGGGAATTGATTGTTTAATTATTGACCACCATGAAATCACTCATGCAAATCCATATGCAACCATTGTTAACCCACAACAATCAGATTGCAAATATCCAAACAAGAATGCTTCAGGTGGTCTGCTTGTTTGGAAGGTATGTTCTGTATTAGATGACATTATGAATACATATTACTCGATTAAATACGTAGACATGGCTGGATTTTCAGTAGCTGCTGATATGATGTCGATGACTGAACCTGAAAATAGATTCTTCTTTAAAAATTCATTAAAGAATGTGCAACACGAGGGATTCAAGCAACTGTTTACTGCATTGGGCAAAGACATTAACAACCTTTACGCGAATGACTTTGTTTATGGACTATCACCAGCAGTAACAGCGGCAACAAGGGACGATAAAATTATTCTCGCTAAAGACTTTATGATGTGCGATGAGAACGGTCCAAATCTAAAAGGTATTGTAAAACAACTTGTTGAAGTCAATGAAAAGCGAAAAAATGTTCAAAGAGAAGCCTTACAACGATTAAAACCAACGGTTGATACTCGCAATAAATGTGTTATTTGTTATGATCCTACCATTGGTAAGGGGTACAATGGATTAGTTGCGCAAGATTTATCGAAGCACTTTAACAGACCAGCGATTGTATTGGGAAATGGTAAGAGTGACGATATCTATGCGGGTAGTTTTAGAGGTTATGATGAGTTCCCCATGATGTCGCTGTTGAGCACATGTAAGAATGCTTTGTATGCAGCAGGACACGAAGGGGCAGGAGGCACAGCTACAAATAAAAATAACTTAGGCAATCTTCAAGAGGAATTGAATCAAATACTTGCCAATACATCATTTGATGACACACAGTATTATGATCTTGAGTTTAATATAAACGAACTCAATGAAAAATTAATTCTCCACATTTGTAACTTCTATAGAGTGAGTGGTAGAAACTTTAAGGATGGAAAATTTCTTATAAAAGGAATCTTTGTTGATGACAGAATTTTAAGAGGAAAAAACAAAGACACTCTAGAAGTAAAAATTAATGAAAATCTTAAACTAATGAAGTTCAAGATTGATGAAGAATATTATAACAACTTTCCAGTATTTTCTGAAATTGAAGTGCTGGGTAACCTCAACATGAATTATTGGAAATTCTATAAACCACGCTTCCGAATTGAAAAGACAATGCAGGTACTGATCGACGATTACAGAATTATCAATTAA
- a CDS encoding replication protein encodes MFVGYLWSAPSLYEKYRNHEITKDTFTDGIWWFFYYIGKEMYENGIRTFDDTTTYSFLTSRPIETGRKSYFDYYNQYGGYNSIEEIKEECQKDKGNDEYHFSEIQKYESLRKFQVESLVDVNNRELVTKLTKMTLKQMQSFFQFKTSQIFSHINCGEVVEYNLIDDLDTAIDKMNQGEAMGLPLHDSPRLSKKIKGWRRGELIYLILSSGIGKSSIFMEKFILALLENNEKGMVYANEENVWKTRNLTLATIASKILNKPINREKLIEGNFDEKTLERLNAAKEWLEQKPQDIIKFYDLKKYRAEDVISRIQMMRPLGYGYAGLDTFKASSSSEMARWEAFSNDAQAIFDCIKPEANNVGMLATVQLKIGKEYRYLDMSAIGKSLEIVEVASTVLMGRLLFADEYPGKKEELFCYNWEKSDFDGKWHKKEYKLDPEKTYLIIFICKNRSGDTSEQIIYEVNYGINSFREVAYAQMGKKSNSMF; translated from the coding sequence TTGTTTGTTGGCTATCTATGGAGTGCGCCTTCTTTATACGAAAAATACCGTAATCATGAGATTACCAAGGACACTTTCACTGATGGCATCTGGTGGTTTTTCTATTACATAGGTAAAGAAATGTACGAGAATGGTATTAGAACATTTGATGATACTACAACATATTCTTTCTTAACATCGCGCCCAATTGAAACAGGGAGAAAATCATACTTTGATTATTATAATCAATACGGTGGATACAATTCAATTGAAGAAATTAAAGAAGAGTGCCAGAAGGATAAAGGAAATGACGAGTACCATTTTTCCGAAATCCAAAAATACGAAAGCTTACGTAAATTCCAAGTAGAAAGTTTGGTTGACGTAAATAATAGGGAATTAGTAACAAAGTTAACTAAGATGACTCTTAAGCAGATGCAGTCATTCTTCCAGTTTAAGACCAGCCAGATTTTTTCTCATATTAATTGCGGTGAGGTTGTTGAATATAACCTGATTGACGATCTTGATACTGCAATTGATAAGATGAATCAAGGCGAAGCAATGGGATTACCGCTACATGATTCTCCAAGGCTTAGTAAAAAGATAAAAGGCTGGCGAAGAGGAGAATTAATATATCTGATTCTTAGTTCTGGGATCGGCAAAAGTTCTATTTTTATGGAAAAGTTCATCCTGGCCTTGCTTGAGAATAATGAAAAAGGCATGGTGTATGCTAATGAAGAGAATGTGTGGAAGACAAGAAATCTTACCTTGGCAACGATTGCTTCTAAGATATTAAATAAGCCAATTAATAGGGAAAAGTTAATTGAGGGCAATTTTGACGAGAAGACGTTAGAAAGACTGAACGCAGCCAAAGAATGGTTGGAACAGAAGCCTCAAGATATCATCAAATTCTATGATCTCAAAAAGTATAGGGCAGAAGATGTCATTAGTCGAATTCAGATGATGCGCCCACTTGGATACGGATATGCCGGATTAGACACATTTAAAGCCAGTTCGTCATCAGAGATGGCTCGATGGGAAGCTTTCAGCAATGATGCTCAGGCCATATTTGATTGTATTAAACCAGAAGCAAACAATGTAGGAATGCTTGCTACGGTACAGTTGAAGATCGGTAAGGAATACAGATATTTAGATATGAGTGCTATCGGTAAATCATTAGAAATTGTTGAAGTGGCCTCTACTGTATTGATGGGAAGGTTGTTATTTGCAGATGAATACCCCGGAAAGAAAGAAGAATTGTTCTGTTACAACTGGGAAAAAAGTGATTTTGATGGCAAGTGGCATAAGAAAGAATATAAACTAGATCCAGAAAAGACATATCTAATAATCTTCATTTGCAAGAACCGCTCAGGTGATACATCAGAGCAGATTATCTATGAAGTCAACTATGGCATAAATTCCTTCAGAGAGGTTGCATATGCACAGATGGGCAAAAAATCTAATTCAATGTTTTAA
- a CDS encoding radical SAM protein → MFNEVKRFDSSEQNVWKYVFTTEEVVTEAVLYKYESFKNRTVICCSVQSGCPVGCKFCGTGKKFIRNLKPDEIIYQVTHMIEDMKIANDVLSSDKFQIMFMSMGEPMLNWDNVESAIKLLNVLYPNAQLLISTVGINNDKTFSKMIELSKQIDKVGLQFSIHKAFEEERNTLIPFKNKMPLRKIRDAGITWSKETGRKVYLNYCVDGTNVTDDHLNRLKDLFSPMFFNLTFSVVCSADETMKDAGYRNHNVIKEFMNKFLEDGYNVRMFDPAGQDDIGGGCGMLWYVQEWLKNKKNV, encoded by the coding sequence TTGTTTAATGAAGTTAAAAGATTTGATAGTTCAGAACAAAATGTATGGAAGTATGTTTTCACAACAGAAGAAGTTGTAACCGAAGCTGTTCTATACAAATATGAATCGTTCAAAAATCGAACCGTTATCTGTTGCTCGGTACAATCTGGATGTCCTGTAGGATGTAAATTTTGTGGCACAGGCAAGAAGTTTATTAGAAATTTAAAACCAGATGAAATCATTTATCAGGTTACACACATGATCGAAGACATGAAGATTGCTAACGATGTGTTGTCGTCTGATAAGTTTCAAATCATGTTCATGTCTATGGGTGAACCAATGCTTAATTGGGATAATGTAGAATCAGCAATTAAACTTCTAAATGTTCTTTATCCGAACGCACAACTTTTGATATCTACAGTTGGAATTAATAACGACAAAACATTTAGCAAGATGATTGAATTGTCCAAGCAAATTGATAAAGTAGGTTTGCAGTTTTCTATACATAAAGCATTCGAAGAAGAAAGAAATACGTTGATTCCATTTAAGAATAAGATGCCATTGCGAAAGATCCGTGACGCTGGAATCACTTGGAGCAAAGAAACTGGAAGAAAGGTTTACCTCAACTATTGTGTAGATGGAACCAATGTAACAGATGATCATTTAAACAGGCTTAAAGATTTGTTTAGCCCCATGTTCTTCAACTTAACTTTTAGTGTTGTCTGTAGTGCTGACGAAACCATGAAAGATGCCGGATACCGAAATCACAACGTAATTAAAGAGTTCATGAATAAGTTTTTGGAAGATGGATACAACGTTAGAATGTTTGATCCAGCAGGACAGGACGATATCGGAGGCGGCTGCGGAATGCTTTGGTATGTCCAAGAGTGGTTGAAGAATAAGAAAAATGTTTAA
- a CDS encoding phosphoadenosine phosphosulfate reductase family protein yields MNISEQYGLQINPTKEEYLDDKGKSKQRYNQTRADKETRYANFNIHKSISLDEKERLSIDLIKMALQRAKKPVISCSFGIDSVIDIYLTRKSLIELGRDPSDIDIVWNDTANEFREVRQYQKMLTNLWNLRLTITKPKRTLKHIIDRNGGITDDYFTARKGDRRNGRPLSERCCGTLKHEPMKRAVKENSWDLLIVGLRADESSQRLQAGLRDGEYFYSVAEWKSYVCRPILWWREKDIWDYVEQENIPFNDLYKMNLIQEYPENTEETVFANKSLIEEYELDYYDLGDRQTQTVNRKQAMMLEKLGFKIFTPRTGCMMCPIPVKYGYMQWMRINHEKVYNAMVYNLGYGNALINMIPKDVREEIEYIMGIELTAENAHTYLKEILEAKPCTFDKF; encoded by the coding sequence TTGAATATATCTGAACAGTATGGGTTACAGATTAACCCAACAAAAGAAGAGTACCTAGATGATAAAGGGAAATCTAAGCAAAGGTATAACCAAACAAGGGCAGATAAAGAAACAAGATATGCAAATTTCAACATACATAAGTCAATATCCTTAGATGAAAAAGAGAGATTATCAATTGATTTGATAAAAATGGCACTACAGAGAGCAAAGAAACCAGTTATTTCTTGCTCATTTGGTATAGATAGTGTTATTGATATTTATCTAACCAGAAAATCACTAATAGAACTGGGGAGAGATCCTTCGGACATCGATATTGTTTGGAATGATACCGCAAACGAATTTAGAGAGGTTCGCCAGTATCAAAAAATGCTAACAAATCTATGGAACCTCAGACTGACAATTACTAAACCCAAACGAACATTGAAACATATCATTGACCGCAACGGTGGCATTACAGATGATTATTTTACGGCTAGAAAAGGAGACCGAAGAAACGGAAGGCCACTGAGTGAGAGATGTTGTGGAACGCTTAAACACGAACCCATGAAAAGAGCAGTAAAGGAAAATAGTTGGGACTTGCTCATCGTTGGACTTAGAGCAGACGAGTCTAGTCAGCGACTTCAGGCCGGACTTAGAGATGGTGAATACTTCTATAGTGTGGCTGAATGGAAGTCATATGTATGTCGTCCAATCCTGTGGTGGAGAGAGAAGGACATTTGGGACTATGTAGAACAAGAGAATATACCATTTAACGATCTCTATAAAATGAACTTGATCCAGGAGTATCCTGAAAACACAGAAGAAACTGTTTTTGCTAATAAGTCATTAATAGAAGAATATGAACTTGATTATTACGATTTAGGCGACAGACAAACTCAAACAGTAAATAGAAAACAAGCAATGATGCTAGAAAAGTTAGGATTCAAAATATTTACTCCGCGAACAGGCTGTATGATGTGTCCAATACCTGTGAAATATGGGTATATGCAATGGATGAGAATAAACCATGAAAAAGTATATAATGCAATGGTTTACAATCTTGGTTACGGTAATGCTCTGATCAACATGATTCCAAAAGATGTGAGAGAAGAGATTGAATACATAATGGGAATAGAATTAACTGCTGAAAACGCACATACATATCTTAAAGAAATCTTGGAAGCAAAGCCATGTACATTTGATAAGTTTTAA